The following are from one region of the Paenibacillus sp. JZ16 genome:
- a CDS encoding MetQ/NlpA family ABC transporter substrate-binding protein produces the protein MKKWTLALISLTLVTVLAACGSKPADNAAEPGGTTGGGAQETVTLKVGASPSPHAKILEHIKPALEKEGVNLEIVEFTDYLLPNTQVDSKEIDANFFQHKPYLDNEIKERKLDLESVIAVHVEPLGAYSRTIKSADELKDGAVVAIPSDPSNAGRALTLLSKNGVIKLQDETKLEATAKDIVENPKNLEFKEVEAAMLPRMLDELDLAVINTNYALEAGLDPTKDALFIEDKENPYANLLVARPDNKDSDAIQKLAKALTSEDVKTFIEEEYKGAVIPAF, from the coding sequence ATGAAAAAATGGACATTGGCATTGATCAGCTTGACATTGGTTACGGTGCTGGCTGCGTGCGGCAGCAAGCCTGCGGATAACGCGGCTGAGCCAGGGGGAACAACAGGAGGCGGCGCTCAAGAGACCGTAACCTTGAAAGTAGGTGCTTCGCCTTCACCACACGCCAAAATTTTGGAGCATATCAAACCGGCGCTTGAAAAGGAAGGCGTGAACCTGGAAATCGTGGAATTTACGGATTATCTGCTGCCTAATACGCAAGTGGATTCCAAGGAAATCGACGCGAATTTCTTCCAGCACAAGCCTTACCTGGATAATGAAATCAAAGAGCGCAAACTGGACCTGGAGTCCGTGATCGCCGTGCATGTGGAGCCGCTGGGTGCATACTCCAGAACGATTAAATCGGCCGATGAGCTGAAGGATGGAGCCGTTGTGGCGATCCCAAGTGACCCATCGAATGCGGGCCGTGCATTGACCCTGCTGTCCAAGAATGGCGTCATTAAGCTGCAGGATGAAACCAAGCTTGAAGCTACCGCTAAGGATATCGTGGAAAATCCGAAGAACCTGGAGTTCAAAGAAGTTGAAGCCGCGATGCTGCCGCGTATGCTCGATGAGCTGGATCTGGCTGTCATCAACACGAACTACGCGCTTGAAGCGGGACTGGATCCAACAAAGGATGCGCTCTTTATCGAAGACAAAGAGAACCCTTATGCCAATCTGCTGGTAGCTCGTCCGGACAACAAAGACTCCGATGCCATTCAAAAATTGGCGAAGGCGCTGACTTCCGAGGACGTGAAGACCTTTATTGAAGAAGAGTACAAAGGTGCTGTCATTCCGGCATTTTAA
- a CDS encoding methionine ABC transporter permease: MFELDFTQIDWKEIWTATLDTLRMLGASALFSFIIGLPIGVLLYMAARSTSGLVRFGYSILSFIVNILRSIPFIILIVAMIPITKSLVGVSYGVLGTIPPLVIGAAPFFARLVETALNEVDKGVIEAAHAMGSSTSQIIWRVLLPEARPGLLAGMTITIVTLVSYTAMSGQVGGGGLGDLAIKYGYYRYETEIMILAVVLMIVLVQLLQMAGDRLVRHFTRK; this comes from the coding sequence ATGTTCGAACTCGATTTTACCCAGATCGACTGGAAAGAAATATGGACGGCAACCTTGGATACCCTTCGGATGCTGGGGGCATCGGCATTGTTCAGCTTCATTATCGGACTGCCGATTGGCGTGCTGCTCTACATGGCCGCTAGATCCACATCCGGCCTGGTACGCTTCGGATACTCGATCCTGTCGTTCATTGTGAACATCCTGCGTTCGATTCCGTTCATTATCCTGATCGTTGCGATGATTCCGATTACGAAATCGCTTGTGGGTGTTTCTTATGGCGTGCTGGGAACCATTCCACCGCTCGTGATAGGCGCGGCGCCATTCTTCGCCAGACTCGTGGAAACCGCCTTGAATGAGGTGGACAAAGGGGTCATTGAAGCGGCTCATGCCATGGGCTCCTCGACAAGCCAAATCATATGGAGGGTTCTCCTTCCGGAGGCTCGCCCGGGTTTGCTGGCTGGGATGACCATCACGATTGTAACCCTGGTCTCGTATACCGCGATGTCCGGTCAAGTCGGCGGCGGCGGGTTGGGCGATTTGGCCATCAAGTATGGATATTACCGTTATGAGACCGAGATTATGATTCTGGCCGTCGTATTAATGATTGTGCTGGTACAACTGCTGCAAATGGCAGGAGATCGCTTGGTCCGACATTTTACAAGAAAATAA
- a CDS encoding methionine ABC transporter ATP-binding protein — protein sequence MIELKQLTKQYGKAGTLTTALSELDLSIEKGEIFGVIGHSGAGKSTLIRCINLLERPTSGEVWVNGKNLTSLGKKQLQAERRKIGMIFQHFNLLSSATVYDNIAFPLRLIKTPNAELERKVSELLALVGLEAHRDKYPSQLSGGQKQRVGIARALASDPEVLLCDEATSALDPQTTDSILRLLLDINKKFHLTIVLITHEMHVIQSICDRVAVIHQGGIVEQGPVTEVFLKPKHEVTQEFIRQEMDSGEALRLAIQGQTNGPSRAVQITFLGSKTYESILSHTVHETGVNFAILQGTISTIKETPYGQLIVRFEGEEGAIEDTIRKLLEQGLDVEVIH from the coding sequence TTGATTGAGCTCAAGCAATTGACGAAGCAGTACGGAAAAGCCGGAACTTTAACAACTGCGTTGTCCGAATTGGATTTGTCGATTGAAAAAGGAGAAATTTTCGGAGTGATCGGACACTCCGGTGCAGGTAAAAGCACATTGATCCGTTGTATCAATTTGTTGGAGCGTCCCACCTCGGGCGAGGTGTGGGTGAACGGTAAGAACTTAACGTCGCTTGGCAAGAAGCAGCTTCAGGCGGAACGCCGCAAAATCGGCATGATTTTTCAGCACTTTAACCTGTTGTCATCGGCGACGGTGTACGATAACATTGCGTTTCCGCTGCGTCTGATCAAGACGCCAAACGCCGAACTGGAACGTAAAGTATCCGAGTTGTTGGCCTTGGTCGGGCTCGAGGCGCATCGGGACAAGTACCCGTCTCAGCTATCTGGGGGCCAGAAGCAGCGGGTGGGCATCGCCAGAGCGCTCGCGAGTGATCCGGAAGTACTGCTGTGCGACGAAGCCACTTCGGCTCTTGACCCGCAGACGACGGATTCGATCCTGCGCCTGCTGCTGGACATTAACAAAAAGTTTCATCTGACGATCGTGCTGATTACCCATGAAATGCATGTGATTCAGAGCATATGCGACCGGGTCGCCGTCATTCATCAAGGCGGCATCGTGGAGCAAGGGCCGGTAACGGAAGTGTTCCTGAAGCCGAAGCATGAGGTAACCCAGGAATTTATCCGTCAGGAGATGGACAGCGGCGAAGCGCTCCGGCTGGCCATCCAGGGACAGACAAACGGACCTTCAAGGGCGGTGCAGATTACGTTCCTTGGATCGAAAACGTACGAATCAATTCTGTCCCATACCGTCCATGAGACGGGCGTAAATTTTGCAATTCTGCAGGGTACCATTTCCACGATCAAAGAAACGCCGTACGGCCAACTCATTGTCCGTTTTGAAGGGGAAGAGGGCGCTATTGAAGATACGATTCGGAAGCTCCTTGAGCAAGGATTAGACGTGGAGGTGATTCATTAA
- a CDS encoding Cthe_2314 family HEPN domain-containing protein, which translates to MLRMLLGEQPRQNNGLLEEAIESMVQTTRLLQKEMEKNQDPTHDFRKLEIWTRGLIVSLDELEQSWNAARHFSQSIQSGYIDDMSIQEQGEYQRYVYFYKNGFIRVFSILDKLGTVLNDLYDLHTSKVKAHFSYFTVLRQFKFLKAHGELAKELEEIKDRYKTPLNTLRKRRNAEIHYMNSEMQDDLWQRHQGLSDKIELEDIGQHLDDLKQGVDMVCRSLAASYKYTNKLWAKNGVRT; encoded by the coding sequence ATGCTTCGAATGCTACTTGGGGAACAGCCCCGGCAGAATAACGGCCTGCTTGAGGAAGCCATTGAATCGATGGTCCAAACAACCCGGCTGCTGCAGAAGGAAATGGAGAAAAATCAGGATCCGACGCATGATTTTCGCAAGCTTGAGATTTGGACCCGGGGGTTGATCGTTTCCCTGGATGAGCTGGAACAGAGCTGGAATGCGGCCCGGCATTTCAGCCAATCGATCCAATCGGGTTACATCGATGACATGTCGATTCAGGAGCAAGGGGAATATCAGCGGTATGTGTATTTTTACAAAAACGGCTTCATCCGCGTATTCTCGATCCTTGACAAGCTGGGGACGGTGTTGAACGATTTGTATGATCTTCATACCTCCAAGGTGAAGGCACATTTCTCTTATTTTACGGTCCTGCGGCAGTTTAAATTCCTGAAGGCCCACGGAGAGCTGGCCAAAGAGCTGGAGGAGATCAAGGATCGTTACAAAACACCGCTGAACACCCTCCGGAAACGGCGCAACGCCGAAATCCATTACATGAATTCCGAGATGCAGGATGATTTGTGGCAGCGTCATCAAGGACTGTCGGACAAGATCGAGCTGGAGGATATCGGCCAGCACCTGGACGATCTCAAACAGGGCGTTGATATGGTATGCCGGAGTCTGGCGGCCTCTTATAAATATACGAACAAGCTTTGGGCGAAAAATGGAGTCAGGACTTAG
- a CDS encoding COX15/CtaA family protein: MNDKQLKWLSYITCLVMFCATFGGMVVTKTGSGLGCGQEWPLCNGKFVPAYTVSSMIEYSHRAVSGMAGLAALASLIAFWKYKRDRRDLMAYVIGTSVFVIVQAIMGALAVVKPQSAAIMALHFGFSLIAFASSVMLALGMRRVEQAKGPVDLERLPRVSKGFRNLVWGTTLYSYIVVYIGAFVSHTDSREGCSGWPLCNGEVIPELSGGVGIAFMHRVAALLLLIVVAVMGHFAYWRNRDNREIQMLGISATVLCLLQVFSGALIMATMHNEEVYVFSALGHTLLISALFGVLCYLSVRVWQLSRPVKAEMRPDHSMPSEKIV, from the coding sequence GTGAATGATAAACAACTAAAATGGCTGAGTTACATAACATGCTTAGTTATGTTCTGCGCGACGTTCGGTGGCATGGTTGTGACAAAGACGGGCTCGGGACTCGGTTGCGGTCAGGAGTGGCCGCTGTGCAACGGTAAATTTGTTCCCGCTTACACGGTATCCTCCATGATTGAGTATTCACACCGGGCCGTTAGTGGAATGGCGGGTTTGGCGGCGCTCGCTTCGCTGATTGCGTTCTGGAAGTACAAGCGGGATCGCCGGGATTTGATGGCTTATGTTATCGGGACCTCGGTATTCGTTATTGTACAGGCGATCATGGGTGCGCTTGCGGTGGTTAAGCCTCAATCGGCTGCGATTATGGCGCTGCATTTTGGCTTCTCGCTGATTGCCTTTGCTAGCTCTGTCATGCTGGCTTTGGGTATGCGGCGGGTAGAACAGGCGAAGGGGCCCGTAGACTTGGAGCGTCTGCCTCGGGTAAGCAAGGGCTTCCGTAATTTAGTATGGGGCACAACCTTGTACAGTTACATCGTGGTTTATATCGGTGCATTCGTGAGCCATACCGATTCCCGGGAAGGGTGCTCCGGCTGGCCGCTGTGTAACGGGGAAGTGATACCGGAGCTGAGCGGAGGGGTAGGCATCGCCTTTATGCACCGCGTGGCGGCGCTTCTGCTGCTGATCGTTGTGGCGGTGATGGGGCATTTTGCATATTGGCGGAACCGCGACAACCGGGAGATCCAGATGCTGGGCATCTCGGCAACCGTGCTCTGCCTGCTGCAGGTGTTCAGCGGCGCCCTCATTATGGCAACGATGCATAACGAGGAGGTTTACGTATTCTCCGCACTGGGGCATACCTTGTTGATCTCCGCCTTATTCGGCGTATTGTGTTATTTAAGTGTCAGGGTTTGGCAGCTCAGCAGGCCGGTTAAAGCCGAAATGCGGCCGGATCATAGCATGCCAAGCGAAAAGATCGTATAA
- a CDS encoding thioredoxin family protein, whose product MEKITSEAEFQVAIQSPRLTVAVFKADWCGDCKFIDPFMPEVETKFSNQLTLVEVDVDAVGDVSQQQNILGIPSFVAYSDGRELVRYVNKLRKSREEIEDFLQRAVDVYSTIHK is encoded by the coding sequence ATGGAAAAAATCACTTCGGAAGCAGAATTTCAGGTTGCAATCCAGTCTCCGCGACTGACTGTTGCCGTATTTAAAGCAGACTGGTGCGGCGATTGCAAGTTTATCGATCCATTCATGCCGGAGGTTGAGACGAAGTTCTCAAACCAATTGACTCTGGTAGAGGTTGACGTCGATGCTGTCGGTGACGTGAGTCAGCAGCAAAATATTTTGGGTATCCCCAGCTTTGTTGCATACTCCGATGGACGCGAGCTGGTTCGCTATGTTAACAAACTCCGCAAATCGCGCGAGGAAATTGAAGATTTCCTGCAGCGTGCCGTGGACGTATACAGTACGATTCATAAGTAA